A stretch of the Actinomyces faecalis genome encodes the following:
- a CDS encoding ABC transporter substrate-binding protein produces MSRRPALSRRDLLKVSGVTAATAVGLSVLAACGSASSDDSGSGAGSAGEITFRLWDEQAAAAYEEALKGFTADTGISVKIEQVAWADYWTNLRNDIASGSAPDVFWTNSSNFVDYAAAGKLVNIDEAVPASEREGWSQAAVAQYSSQGKAWGVPALADPNIAVYYNKSLLDAAGVSVEDLASLAWDPTASSDTLREITTRLTLDTAGRTPAEADFDASNIVQFGYNAALDLQAIYLPYLGANGATYQDAEGQFTFASQAGVQAFGYLVDLINSSHVAPSAADTNDNGDFSRDQFIQGKMALFQSGAYNLANIKDGASFEWGIVSLPQGPQGRGGVSNYTAAAGSADSKQAEAVTRLLAWLGSAEGSGVLGRTGVGLPGNTGAQDTWSTYWKDAGVDVSAMMEIDDTALPGPFGAKIQAGMEATGESLKEVFLGRLDVAEGVKAAQDAGNAAIHG; encoded by the coding sequence ATGTCCCGTCGCCCAGCGCTCTCTCGCCGTGACCTGCTCAAGGTCTCGGGCGTCACCGCAGCCACCGCCGTCGGCCTGAGCGTGCTGGCTGCCTGCGGGTCCGCTTCCTCTGACGACTCCGGCTCAGGCGCTGGCTCGGCCGGTGAGATCACCTTCCGCCTGTGGGACGAGCAGGCTGCTGCTGCCTACGAGGAGGCGCTCAAGGGCTTCACTGCCGATACCGGCATCTCGGTCAAGATCGAGCAGGTGGCCTGGGCGGACTACTGGACCAACCTGCGCAACGACATCGCCTCGGGCTCGGCCCCGGACGTGTTCTGGACCAACTCCTCGAACTTCGTCGACTACGCCGCCGCAGGCAAGCTCGTCAACATCGACGAGGCCGTGCCCGCCTCAGAGCGCGAGGGCTGGTCACAGGCCGCCGTCGCCCAGTACTCCTCGCAGGGGAAGGCGTGGGGCGTGCCGGCTCTGGCCGACCCGAACATCGCCGTCTACTACAACAAGTCGCTGCTGGACGCTGCCGGGGTCAGTGTCGAGGACCTGGCCTCCCTGGCCTGGGACCCGACGGCCTCCTCAGACACGCTGCGCGAGATCACGACCAGGCTCACCCTGGACACTGCGGGAAGGACTCCGGCTGAGGCGGACTTTGACGCCTCGAACATCGTCCAGTTCGGCTACAACGCTGCTCTTGACCTGCAGGCGATCTACCTGCCCTACCTCGGTGCCAACGGAGCGACCTACCAGGACGCCGAGGGCCAGTTCACCTTCGCCTCGCAGGCGGGCGTGCAGGCCTTCGGCTACCTCGTCGACCTCATCAACTCCTCCCACGTGGCGCCCTCGGCCGCGGACACCAACGACAACGGCGACTTCTCCCGCGACCAGTTCATCCAGGGCAAGATGGCGCTGTTCCAGTCCGGTGCGTACAACCTGGCCAACATCAAGGACGGAGCCTCCTTCGAGTGGGGCATCGTGAGCCTGCCGCAGGGGCCCCAGGGACGTGGAGGCGTGTCGAACTACACGGCAGCCGCCGGCAGCGCCGACTCCAAGCAGGCTGAGGCTGTCACCAGGCTGCTGGCGTGGCTGGGCAGTGCCGAGGGCTCCGGTGTGCTGGGCAGGACCGGCGTGGGCCTGCCCGGTAACACCGGCGCGCAGGACACCTGGAGCACCTACTGGAAGGATGCGGGCGTCGACGTCTCCGCCATGATGGAGATCGACGACACCGCCCTTCCCGGCCCCTTCGGTGCCAAGATCCAGGCAGGCATGGAGGCTACGGGAGAGTCTCTCAAGGAGGTCTTCCTGGGTCGTCTCGACGTTGCTGAGGGCGTCAAGGCTGCGCAGGACGCGGGCAACGCCGCGATCCATGGCTGA
- a CDS encoding carbohydrate ABC transporter permease, translating into MSTSETPIPVRRARAATRRGASRAGGRIDSPGVLGTAGIYLGLTLAAAVMVLPFVFSFITAFKSPKDFASHSPLALPSPWTLESFTAVLTGRIDFASAIWTTVLMVAVMVVGQVTSSVMAAYAFARLRFPGRDLVFWLFLSTMMIPASVLVIPLYLMMAKAGMNNTFWGIVIPFMFASPYAVFLLRESFRSIPQEIIDAAKIDGAGQVRILTRIVLPMSGPILATLTLITVVSQWNSFMWPRIIASQEPKVITVATAAMQSQHNANWTYVMAATTIALVPLIILFVVFQKQIVASITLSGLK; encoded by the coding sequence ATGAGTACGTCTGAGACCCCCATCCCGGTCCGGCGCGCCCGCGCCGCCACCAGGCGCGGGGCGAGCCGTGCCGGTGGCCGTATCGACAGCCCCGGCGTCCTGGGAACGGCTGGGATCTACCTGGGGCTGACCCTGGCGGCGGCCGTCATGGTGCTGCCTTTCGTCTTCTCCTTCATCACCGCCTTCAAGTCTCCCAAGGACTTCGCCTCCCACTCGCCTCTCGCCCTGCCGAGCCCCTGGACCCTGGAGTCCTTCACGGCGGTGCTGACCGGACGCATCGACTTCGCCAGCGCCATCTGGACCACCGTGCTGATGGTGGCCGTCATGGTGGTGGGGCAGGTGACGTCCTCGGTGATGGCCGCCTACGCCTTCGCCAGGCTGCGCTTCCCCGGGCGGGACCTGGTCTTCTGGCTCTTCCTGTCCACCATGATGATTCCTGCCTCGGTACTCGTCATCCCGCTCTACCTCATGATGGCCAAGGCCGGGATGAACAACACCTTCTGGGGCATCGTCATCCCCTTCATGTTCGCCTCGCCCTACGCCGTCTTCCTGCTGCGCGAGTCCTTCCGCTCGATCCCGCAGGAGATCATTGACGCGGCCAAGATCGACGGCGCCGGACAGGTACGCATCCTGACCAGGATCGTCCTTCCGATGTCTGGCCCGATCCTGGCGACCCTCACGCTGATCACGGTGGTCAGCCAGTGGAACTCCTTCATGTGGCCGCGCATCATCGCCAGCCAGGAGCCCAAGGTCATCACGGTGGCGACCGCGGCCATGCAGTCGCAGCACAACGCGAACTGGACCTATGTCATGGCCGCGACGACGATCGCTCTGGTCCCTCTCATCATCCTGTTCGTGGTCTTCCAGAAGCAGATCGTCGCCTCGATCACGCTCAGCGGCCTGAAGTAG
- a CDS encoding carbohydrate ABC transporter permease: MTVTVSRRRASRARRVREAVTGYLFLTPSVLGVVLFMVVPVGVILWLTVHQWDLIAPPRYVGLDQVRQVLTDASFLRSLRVTLGLVALVVPAQILLGLFLANMLTKGVRGTTLFRTLIVIPWISSPLALGVVWSWIFAPTGGLLSAVAGTRLEILVSPTWALPAVAFVVLWNNVGYTSLFFIAGLLAVPRELIEAAYVDGASARQVFWRIKVPMLRPTFFFVSVTSVIAAFNIFDHVYALTSGGPAGATKVLAYEIYEQAFVSWDVGKASVMALVMMLILLAVTVAQNLYFRTRTTYEYV, encoded by the coding sequence GTGACCGTGACCGTGTCCCGTCGCCGTGCCAGCCGTGCGCGCCGTGTGCGTGAGGCCGTGACCGGCTACCTGTTCCTGACGCCCTCGGTGCTGGGTGTGGTGCTCTTCATGGTCGTGCCGGTCGGAGTGATCCTCTGGCTCACCGTCCACCAGTGGGACCTCATCGCTCCGCCGCGCTACGTCGGCCTTGACCAGGTCCGCCAGGTCCTGACCGACGCCTCCTTCCTCCGGTCGCTGCGAGTGACCCTGGGGCTGGTCGCCCTCGTGGTGCCGGCGCAGATCCTGCTGGGGCTGTTCCTGGCCAACATGCTGACCAAGGGCGTGCGTGGTACGACGCTCTTCCGCACCCTCATCGTCATTCCCTGGATCTCCTCGCCGCTGGCCCTAGGAGTGGTGTGGTCGTGGATCTTCGCGCCTACCGGCGGGCTGCTCAGTGCGGTGGCCGGGACGAGGCTGGAGATCCTGGTCTCGCCGACCTGGGCGCTTCCTGCCGTCGCCTTCGTGGTCCTGTGGAACAACGTCGGGTACACCTCGTTGTTCTTCATCGCCGGCCTGCTGGCGGTGCCACGTGAGCTCATCGAGGCGGCCTACGTCGACGGCGCCTCCGCACGCCAGGTCTTCTGGCGGATCAAGGTACCCATGCTGCGTCCGACATTCTTCTTCGTCTCAGTGACCAGCGTCATCGCGGCCTTCAACATCTTCGACCACGTCTACGCCCTGACCTCCGGCGGGCCGGCGGGTGCCACCAAGGTCCTGGCCTATGAGATCTATGAGCAGGCCTTCGTCAGCTGGGACGTGGGCAAGGCCTCGGTCATGGCCCTGGTCATGATGCTCATCCTCCTGGCGGTCACGGTCGCCCAGAACCTCTACTTCCGCACGAGGACCACCTATGAGTACGTCTGA
- a CDS encoding TrmH family RNA methyltransferase, with protein MSKRADTSTWRPGIAMNRPDGRQPGPDVMDNPAATRVSRVAGLARRSARTKHGRFLVEGPQAVREAVRYAGSAVLDLYATQEAARRHEAIVTEARTGGTYTHLVTPQVMAAMSTDAQGLLAVVGTQAVGSPAAPSGTREQAPHALADVLAGARLVVVLTEAQDPGNAGTIIRAADAAGADAVLLARGSVDPTNPKVVRATAGSLFHLPVLAGLDLAELAACLHQAGLTVLAADGGGDHNLFEADDLLARPTAWWLGNEARGLSEQALSHADAVVSIPLYGKAESLNVASAATVCLFASARAHQTGAEEVR; from the coding sequence ATGAGCAAGCGGGCAGACACGAGTACCTGGCGCCCCGGTATCGCGATGAACCGGCCTGACGGAAGGCAGCCAGGACCTGATGTCATGGACAACCCGGCTGCGACACGAGTGAGCCGGGTGGCCGGCCTGGCGCGTCGCTCCGCGCGCACGAAGCACGGCCGCTTCCTCGTCGAGGGCCCGCAGGCGGTGCGCGAGGCCGTGCGTTACGCAGGCTCGGCGGTCCTGGACCTCTACGCCACCCAGGAGGCTGCACGGCGTCACGAGGCGATCGTGACCGAGGCCAGGACCGGTGGCACCTACACCCACCTCGTCACGCCTCAGGTCATGGCCGCCATGAGCACGGATGCCCAAGGGCTGCTGGCAGTAGTCGGCACGCAGGCTGTCGGCAGTCCCGCTGCTCCCTCCGGCACGCGGGAACAGGCTCCTCATGCCCTTGCCGACGTCCTGGCAGGTGCCCGCCTGGTCGTGGTGCTCACCGAGGCGCAGGACCCGGGCAACGCCGGCACCATCATCCGCGCCGCCGATGCTGCCGGAGCCGACGCCGTCCTGCTGGCACGCGGCAGCGTGGACCCCACCAACCCCAAGGTCGTGCGCGCAACGGCTGGCAGCCTCTTCCACCTTCCTGTGCTGGCCGGCCTGGACCTGGCCGAGCTCGCTGCCTGCCTGCACCAGGCGGGTCTGACGGTCCTGGCTGCCGACGGCGGGGGAGACCACAACCTGTTCGAGGCTGACGACCTGCTGGCTCGTCCCACGGCCTGGTGGCTGGGGAACGAGGCGCGAGGCCTCAGCGAGCAGGCGCTGTCCCACGCCGACGCCGTCGTCTCCATCCCCCTGTACGGCAAGGCTGAGTCCCTGAACGTCGCCTCGGCCGCCACGGTCTGCCTCTTCGCCTCGGCCCGTGCCCACCAGACGGGTGCTGAGGAGGTCAGGTGA
- the rplT gene encoding 50S ribosomal protein L20 produces MARVKRAVNAQKKRRTVLEKASGYRGQRSRLYRKAKEQVTHSGVYAFRDRRARKGDFRRLWIQRINAAARAEGLTYNRFIQGLGLAGVEIDRRMLAELAVNEPAGFKALVEVAKKALPADVNAPKA; encoded by the coding sequence ATGGCACGTGTGAAGCGGGCTGTCAACGCCCAGAAGAAGCGTCGTACCGTCCTCGAGAAGGCCTCGGGCTACCGCGGCCAGCGCTCTCGCCTCTACCGCAAGGCCAAGGAGCAGGTCACCCACTCCGGCGTCTACGCCTTCCGTGACCGCCGTGCGCGCAAGGGCGACTTCCGTCGTCTGTGGATCCAGCGCATCAACGCCGCTGCCCGCGCTGAGGGCCTGACCTACAACCGGTTCATCCAGGGCCTGGGCCTGGCGGGCGTCGAGATCGACCGCCGCATGCTGGCCGAGCTGGCCGTCAACGAGCCGGCCGGTTTCAAGGCGCTGGTCGAGGTCGCCAAGAAGGCGCTGCCGGCTGACGTCAACGCCCCCAAGGCCTGA
- the rpmI gene encoding 50S ribosomal protein L35: MPKNKTHSGAKKRFRVTGSGKLMREQANKRHLLEVKSSRRKRKLSQDQVVDPSNLRQVKKLLGR, translated from the coding sequence ATGCCGAAGAACAAGACGCACTCCGGTGCCAAGAAGCGTTTCCGGGTGACCGGCAGCGGCAAGCTGATGCGCGAGCAGGCCAACAAGCGCCACCTGCTCGAGGTCAAGTCCTCGCGTCGTAAGCGCAAGCTGTCTCAGGACCAGGTTGTTGACCCCAGCAACCTGCGTCAGGTCAAGAAGCTGCTCGGTCGCTGA
- the infC gene encoding translation initiation factor IF-3 yields MSEPRINERIRVPEVRLVGPGGEQVGVVRVEDALRLAEEAGLDLVEVAPDARPPVCKLMDYGKFKYESAMKARDARRNQANTQLKEVQFRPKIDQHDYATKMGHVERFLKGGDKVKCVVRFRGREQSRPELGIRLLQRVAEEAGELGTVESHPRQDGRQMVMVLAPTRKKAEVKSDQRRRREEARATRRAEKNAAKASAAPEAEATQEQA; encoded by the coding sequence ATCAGCGAGCCCCGTATCAACGAACGGATCCGCGTCCCCGAGGTGCGCCTCGTCGGCCCCGGCGGCGAGCAGGTCGGCGTCGTCCGCGTCGAGGACGCCCTGCGCCTGGCCGAGGAGGCCGGTCTCGACCTCGTCGAGGTCGCACCCGACGCACGCCCTCCGGTGTGCAAGCTCATGGACTACGGCAAGTTCAAGTACGAGTCGGCCATGAAGGCTCGTGACGCCCGGCGCAACCAGGCGAACACGCAGCTCAAGGAAGTCCAGTTCCGGCCCAAGATCGACCAGCACGACTACGCCACCAAGATGGGGCACGTCGAGCGGTTCCTCAAGGGCGGGGACAAGGTCAAGTGCGTCGTCCGCTTCCGCGGGCGTGAGCAGTCCCGGCCCGAGCTGGGAATTCGTCTGCTCCAGCGCGTGGCCGAGGAGGCGGGCGAGCTGGGGACCGTCGAGTCCCACCCGCGTCAGGACGGCCGCCAGATGGTGATGGTCCTGGCTCCCACGCGCAAGAAGGCTGAGGTCAAGTCCGACCAGCGCCGTCGCCGCGAGGAGGCCCGGGCCACCCGGCGGGCGGAGAAGAACGCCGCCAAGGCCTCGGCTGCCCCCGAGGCAGAGGCCACCCAGGAGCAGGCCTGA
- a CDS encoding SseB family protein produces the protein MAARAKMERLLAAPTPFSDDDGAVDPAVLEALEAADQPRHLYLDHLWQVLAGSRVIVPVAAHARSQSEPHTSDAAQDAATLAVDLPDGHIALPVFTSMEAMQAWRQDVRPVPIEPRRAAQVAAHDTDQLWVLDPGSRDLRLPRPAVLALAGGEDWVPSWRNEPVQQEVTAHLMGVPGVTGVAFEPGQEAELRVFIRVDASGGMSAAAAALETCQLIMVNPAWGELIDTVELCPVPA, from the coding sequence ATGGCTGCCCGGGCCAAGATGGAACGGCTGCTGGCCGCCCCCACGCCCTTCTCCGACGACGACGGCGCCGTCGACCCGGCGGTGCTGGAGGCGCTGGAGGCCGCTGACCAGCCTCGCCACCTCTACCTTGACCACCTGTGGCAGGTGCTCGCCGGCAGCCGGGTCATCGTCCCGGTGGCGGCGCACGCGCGCAGCCAGAGCGAGCCGCACACGAGCGACGCGGCGCAGGACGCCGCGACCCTTGCCGTGGACCTGCCTGACGGGCACATCGCCCTGCCGGTGTTCACGAGCATGGAGGCGATGCAGGCCTGGCGCCAGGACGTGCGCCCCGTGCCGATCGAACCGCGCAGAGCAGCACAGGTGGCGGCGCACGACACCGACCAGCTGTGGGTCCTGGACCCGGGCAGCCGGGACCTGCGTCTGCCGCGCCCTGCGGTGCTCGCGCTGGCCGGGGGAGAGGACTGGGTCCCCTCCTGGCGCAACGAGCCGGTCCAGCAGGAGGTGACCGCCCACCTCATGGGAGTGCCAGGGGTGACGGGCGTGGCCTTCGAGCCCGGCCAGGAGGCTGAGCTGCGGGTCTTCATCCGGGTCGACGCCTCCGGCGGCATGTCGGCGGCGGCCGCCGCCCTGGAGACCTGCCAGCTGATCATGGTCAACCCTGCCTGGGGCGAGCTCATCGACACCGTCGAGCTGTGCCCGGTCCCGGCCTGA